From Nonlabens sp. Ci31, the proteins below share one genomic window:
- the dut gene encoding dUTP diphosphatase, which yields MTIKIINKSAHALPHYETQASAGMDLRASLKAAVTLQPLERAIIKTGLFIELPIGTEAQVRPRSGLAAKKGVTVLNAPGTIDADYRGEIGVILVNLSNEAFTVEDGERIAQLVISKHERADWHKVEELSSTERGAGGFGSTGVK from the coding sequence ATGACCATTAAAATCATAAATAAATCGGCACACGCATTACCTCATTACGAAACCCAGGCAAGTGCAGGAATGGATTTACGAGCAAGTCTTAAAGCAGCCGTAACTTTACAACCGCTAGAACGAGCGATTATAAAAACAGGATTATTTATAGAACTTCCTATAGGAACAGAAGCTCAGGTAAGACCTAGAAGCGGTCTGGCTGCCAAAAAAGGGGTAACCGTCCTCAATGCACCCGGAACTATAGATGCAGATTACCGAGGAGAAATAGGAGTGATATTAGTAAACTTATCAAACGAGGCCTTTACCGTAGAAGATGGAGAACGCATCGCGCAGTTAGTCATCTCAAAACACGAGCGTGCAGACTGGCATAAAGTAGAAGAATTGAGCAGTACAGAAAGAGGAGCAGGTGGTTTTGGAAGTACAGGAGTGAAGTGA
- a CDS encoding lipopolysaccharide biosynthesis protein has protein sequence MSSIKNLFKNTFIYGLATVLPRLLTVLLTKLLTEYLPGKVEFGEVSIIFSYIIFANVILTYGMETAFFRFYNDASTKAKTLGTALVSLLATTLVFGLAAYLFIDQIEAATGLSAQYWKWVIAVIVFDTLMVIPFAYMRAQGKSTKYALIKLFNVLITVGMTLLFFTVLQDFPSMERVLPADRIELFFIAFLSASFITFLIVIKPYFTKWEFDATLWKTMFSYGWPILLAGFAFAINETVDKILLQKLLPVGEEEAEGIVGVYTAGYRLAVGMTLYAQAFRLGVEPFFFSQSGDKNATQQYALITKAFVAFGSVALMAYVVLVDFIKPYIVKEGFETAMEVVPLILIAYFFSGIYQTLSVWYKIQDKTRYGAYISITAAVLTIFVNVLLIPHIGYMASAYATCAAYALMMVVSYLIGRKHLAVPYDLTNILLYLILSISFSLVFFYFVREELGIESWQTYLVGALMTLAMIAVVSLREREIINKILKRK, from the coding sequence TTGAGTTCCATAAAAAACCTTTTTAAAAACACCTTTATCTACGGTCTGGCGACTGTTTTGCCACGATTGCTTACGGTTTTATTAACTAAACTACTCACGGAGTACTTACCTGGAAAAGTAGAATTTGGAGAGGTTTCTATCATCTTTTCTTATATCATTTTTGCAAACGTCATCCTTACTTATGGTATGGAAACGGCTTTTTTTAGGTTTTATAACGATGCTTCTACTAAAGCCAAGACGTTAGGAACAGCACTTGTTTCCTTGCTGGCAACTACCCTTGTTTTTGGTTTGGCAGCCTATTTATTTATAGATCAAATAGAAGCGGCAACAGGCTTGTCTGCTCAATATTGGAAATGGGTCATTGCCGTAATCGTCTTTGATACTTTAATGGTCATTCCGTTTGCTTATATGCGAGCGCAAGGAAAATCGACTAAATATGCACTGATCAAATTGTTCAATGTGTTGATCACAGTAGGTATGACCTTATTGTTTTTTACGGTTTTACAAGATTTTCCTTCTATGGAAAGAGTACTTCCAGCAGATAGAATTGAGCTCTTTTTTATTGCTTTTCTCTCGGCAAGTTTTATCACGTTTTTAATAGTCATAAAACCCTATTTCACCAAATGGGAATTTGATGCAACACTTTGGAAAACCATGTTTTCCTACGGCTGGCCCATTCTTTTGGCTGGTTTTGCATTTGCGATTAATGAAACTGTAGACAAAATATTGCTTCAAAAATTGCTTCCGGTTGGGGAAGAAGAGGCAGAAGGAATTGTAGGCGTTTACACCGCAGGCTATCGACTTGCCGTAGGAATGACTTTGTACGCACAAGCCTTCAGACTAGGAGTAGAACCCTTCTTTTTTAGTCAGTCAGGAGATAAAAATGCTACACAACAATATGCATTGATTACTAAAGCCTTTGTCGCTTTTGGATCTGTGGCGTTGATGGCCTATGTGGTTTTGGTAGATTTCATAAAACCTTATATTGTTAAAGAGGGCTTCGAAACCGCTATGGAAGTCGTGCCACTTATTTTGATCGCTTATTTCTTCTCAGGGATTTATCAAACGCTTTCTGTATGGTATAAAATCCAGGATAAGACTCGGTATGGCGCCTACATTTCCATTACAGCAGCAGTACTTACCATTTTCGTGAATGTACTATTGATTCCGCATATAGGTTATATGGCGAGTGCTTATGCGACTTGTGCCGCTTATGCTTTGATGATGGTAGTTTCTTATCTCATTGGTAGAAAACATCTTGCCGTACCGTATGATCTTACAAATATTTTACTTTACTTGATCTTATCTATAAGTTTCTCATTGGTGTTTTTCTATTTTGTAAGAGAAGAATTAGGTATAGAAAGCTGGCAAACCTATCTTGTAGGAGCTTTAATGACGCTTGCAATGATAGCAGTAGTTAGCTTACGCGAAAGAGAAATAATTAACAAAATCCTCAAAAGAAAATGA